The genomic region CAACAGTCTTAGGTATGTAGCAAAATCGAATAAAGATAAATATTGCTTGCGCAATTGTTTTTGACATAAATTAATGTTAGTATGCACGGCTATGGATAGCGGATGTTAAAAAATTTGCGTACAAATAGAAGCTTTCCAGTAGTATTAGTTGCGCACGAAAATAGACAAAAATGCTCAAAAAACTCCCAATCTCACTTAGATTTTGGCTCCGATCTCTAGAACACAAATTTGCTGGGTTTTTCACAACGCTGTACAAATATAAGCCATATAAGAAGGGAGTATCTTCTTACGTCATCCCAAAATCATCTCTCACAGATCGGCAAGCTGATAGCGTAGAATTAGCAGTACCTCCACAAGAATTTTGGTTGGGATATGGCAAGACAAGGGAAGAATACTTGTCGTCTGGAGCAAAAGACACGCAGAAGATGTTGGAATTAGCCAAATCTTCAGGACTTACACTAACCGCAGGCGATCGCGTTTTAGATTTTGGCTGTGGTGCATGTAGAATGACTCGTCATTTGCAAAAATACGCGCATTCATGCAGATCTGGGGAGTAGACATTGATGCTGATATGATTTATTGGTGCAAAGAACACTTAGAGCCACTTTTCAATTTTGCAGTCACAACGACAATTCCTCACTTGCCATTTGAAGATCGATATTTCGATTTGATCTATGCTGGTTCGCTATTTACCCACGTTGACGATTTGACCGAAGCTTGGTTGTTAGAACTTCGGCGAATTCTTTCTCCCAAAGGAAGGCTTTACCTGACAATTCACGACAATCAAACTATCAAATTACTGCATACTGATTTCCAGAACATTTTTTTGTCTAAAAAACTCCGAGCTTCAGATTTGTACAATCAAACTAAAAATGATATGGCTGTTCTGACAATCGGTCGCAATACTGGTTCGCAAGTTTTTTACGATATCGATTATTTCTGTAAAAAACTGAGCAAGCTCTACAAAATACATTCGGTAACGACAGAAGCTTACAATTATCAAACAGCAATCTTAGTTGGTAGGAAATAAATCAAAATAGTCAGGTGGGCGTTGCCCACCTTGTACTTGAATTTCACTTCCTACAGCAAAAATAGTTCGTGCTACTGGCAAACTTGTTGCAGAGTTGGGATGAAATCTGGATAAGAAATTGCTGCGGCTTCGGCTCGACTTATAGTTGTCGCACCGCTGGCATTCAAAGCCGCGATCGCCAAACTCATAGCAATGCGATGATCGGTGTAACTATCTACCTCCGTACCCCTTAAAGCCGTCCCGCCAGTAATTTCTAAACCGTCGGGTAATTCCGTGACTTTCGCACCGATGCGATTTAACTCGGTTGCCATAGCTGCAAGGCGATCGCTTTCTTTAACCCGTAATTCTGCTGCATCCCGAATTATCGTCGTACCGCTAGCAAACACTGCTGCTACAGCCAAGATTGGGATCTCGTCGATTAATTTGGGGATGATATCGCCCGCGATCGTACACGCTTTTAAATCGCTAGAACGCACCCGCAGATCGGCAACTGGTTCCCCTGCGACAACTCGCTGATTTTCTAGTTGAATATCTGCCTCCATCATTTCCAAAGCTGCTAAAATCCCAGTGCGCGTGGGGTTAACGCCAACATTTTCAATGACCAATTCTGAATCTGGGACAATCGCCCCAGCCACCAACCAAAAAGCAGCCGAACTAATATCACCAGGAACGACTACCGGCTGTCCTTGCAGTTGCGCTGGTCCCGTTACCGTGACACTATGGGTTTGGGGATCGACGCTCAATTGCGCCCCAAAAGCTTGCAACATCCGTTCGCTGTGGTCGCGGGATAAAGCTGGTTCTGTCACCGTTGTTTTTCCCTCAGTCATCAACCCAGCTAGCAGAATACAAGATTTCACCTGTGCCGAAGCAATTGGAGATTGATAGTGGATTGGCTTGAGGTTTTGCCCTTGAATTGCCAAAGGTGCAAGAGAATTACCCTTACGTCCCCAAATTTGCGCCCCCATTTGTTGCAAAGGTTTGACGACGCGAGACATGGGACGCGATCGCAACGAACTATCTCCCGTAACTGTAAAAAATCTTTCTGGATGAGAAGCTAAAATTCCCAACATCAACCGGATCGTCGTCCCAGAGTTACCTGCATCCAATACGTCTGCTGGTTCCTGCAACTGACCCAAACCGATCCCTTTCACCCGCACCAAATCTGTATTGAGTTCTGAAATTTCCGCCCCCATTGCCCGAAAACAGCTAGCCGTACTCCTGGGGTCTTCCCCCAACAGCAGCCCTTGAATTTGGGTTTCCCCATTTGCCAGCGCCCCTAACATCAAAGCCCGATGGGAAATTGATTTATCGCCAGGAACCCGAATGCGACCGCGCAAGCAAAACCCTGTCTGGGGTCTAGTGACAATCAGATTTTGCTGGCGATCGATAGTTTCAACTGCGAACGGAGAAGCCAACATGGGGATAAACTAACAGATTGAGTGCGCTTGTTAGTTTATCTTGTTTGCCGACTCTGCGATCGCCTCACTCCAAATATAGAAAGAAAAATCATTCACCACTTGTAAGTATGGGAATTCCCTGCTCCTTACTCCCTGCTCCCTTCTAGCTGTTGATAAGCCTCCAACAACCCCTTAACTTCACTGGGAGAAAGATGCTCAATCCGTTCCAATAATTCAACTGCCATTTTCTCCGCTGTTTGTCCCGAAGTATTGCTCAAATCGGGTCGGCTAGAACGGCTAGAGTCAATATAACCTCCTAGCGTGGAGTGAATCAGGATATGGGTGTCCTTGAGCTTAAACCAGGGACGAATCCGTTCAAAAGCAATACTACCGACTTGACACATCCCGATTCCGTAACTTGGAGCCGAAACCTCTAGCTGATGTGCCATAATTCCCGATTCCAAGGTAACGAAGTGAATTCCTCGCTCGCCATAGCCAGGTCCAATCGCATCTAAATCGGCAATGAAGAAGATGGAGAAGGCACATTCATCAAACATTGGTGTATTAATGAATGGAATATGGACTCCTCTGTCAATATCGACATTAGGTGTCAAAACAACGAGTTGATGTTCTTCTGGATGATAGTAGTAAACACCAGCTGGCACATTTTCAATGCGTCCGGGTTTGACATGCAAGTAAACTTGAGTTGGATTCAAACCGCCAGGGGAAGCATAGAGAAACT from Chroococcidiopsis sp. SAG 2025 harbors:
- a CDS encoding class I SAM-dependent methyltransferase yields the protein MQIWGVDIDADMIYWCKEHLEPLFNFAVTTTIPHLPFEDRYFDLIYAGSLFTHVDDLTEAWLLELRRILSPKGRLYLTIHDNQTIKLLHTDFQNIFLSKKLRASDLYNQTKNDMAVLTIGRNTGSQVFYDIDYFCKKLSKLYKIHSVTTEAYNYQTAILVGRK
- the aroA gene encoding 3-phosphoshikimate 1-carboxyvinyltransferase; this encodes MLASPFAVETIDRQQNLIVTRPQTGFCLRGRIRVPGDKSISHRALMLGALANGETQIQGLLLGEDPRSTASCFRAMGAEISELNTDLVRVKGIGLGQLQEPADVLDAGNSGTTIRLMLGILASHPERFFTVTGDSSLRSRPMSRVVKPLQQMGAQIWGRKGNSLAPLAIQGQNLKPIHYQSPIASAQVKSCILLAGLMTEGKTTVTEPALSRDHSERMLQAFGAQLSVDPQTHSVTVTGPAQLQGQPVVVPGDISSAAFWLVAGAIVPDSELVIENVGVNPTRTGILAALEMMEADIQLENQRVVAGEPVADLRVRSSDLKACTIAGDIIPKLIDEIPILAVAAVFASGTTIIRDAAELRVKESDRLAAMATELNRIGAKVTELPDGLEITGGTALRGTEVDSYTDHRIAMSLAIAALNASGATTISRAEAAAISYPDFIPTLQQVCQ